In the genome of Pyrobaculum islandicum DSM 4184, the window CAACATCTCTTCTGTAACATAGTCCCAATAGATGCCGTGGGGCTTCGGGTCGACTCTCTTGACGAAGATAATTTTTGTAGGCGTCGCTATAATATCTATAGGCAAGTCAAAGGGCTCTTTAGGTATGTCGTCTTCTACCAATTGTACGTCGTGTACAGTGGTGACGACTGGAGTCTCTTCGCCCACTTTGCCAAAGGTAGACAATATCCCCCACTCGATTTCTGCATAGCCGTGAGATTTGCCTAGTCTCCTGCCTGTCTTTGGGTTAACTGCGACAGACCCAATTATGACTAGGTCTACTCTTGGCAGATGCCAAGGCTTTACAGACTTCCCCCATTTAAAGGCGCCGGCGATTGTCGAAGCCTCTCTATACGCCTCCCGCGGTATAGAACGTGGTTCGAGGAGTAAGAAGCCCTCTCTTATCCTTGGCGTCGGCATTATTACTGTTTTGCCGGCGGAGAGGGCCGCCTCACGGCAGGGCCTCTGCGGCGCGTCTGGGTTTATCTTCACGACGGCGGCGTTGATAAACTGGCTGAGGCGCGTTAGGTTTTGGCAAGCTATGTCTGCCCCTCTGAAGTTTGGTATTCTGCCGTAGACAGGCCGGGGGAACGCGGCGATGTCTCTCTCCTCTAGGAGACGCCATATGCGCTCTCTGATAGCCTGTTTTACGTCTTTAGCCATTTCTAGCCGTTAGTAGAGTGGGGGCGGGCGCTACTCTATACGTAATTACGTGGGCTGGGAGGTAGAGATCGAGCGGCACGTCTACAGCCGCGCCTAGCTTTACCATATGTATAACGTCGGCGTTGTCAAATAGTTTTATAACAGCGTCTTTAAAAACGTCAGAGCGGCCTGGTGGAGATACTACGACAGCTCTATATCTGCCGGCGAGCCCCGCCACCTCTATGATAACTCTACTGTCTTTAATCTGTTGAGGCCGTCTTTTAGACTCCACTTCTATATACGCAGTACAGTATGTACATCTAGCGGCGTACGCAGAGACTGCGGCATAAAACGATGGGGCGATCTCTCTCCAAAGTCCTCTCTTTGTAAGCCCTTGGAATAAGTCAAACCCCTCCTCTATCTTAACCACGCTATCTATATATCTAACCCGCCGCGGTAGCCCGGCGGCGATATAAAATACGAGGTTTGTCTCACTCACTGGCCTGTTAGAGGTGTAGATTCCATCTCCTCTTTTTAAAACCAGATACCGGCCTGTACATCTCTCTGCCAGTAACAACGGCGTTGTCTCCACTAGTTTTATACATCCATTGCGTAGAGGTATGGCGTCATACCGTTGGGTTAAAATAATCATATAATGCGCTACGTCTATAGATATAAAACCTGTGGATATTTTAAATACGCACCCTCTGGGAGTCTTATCTTTAAACAACATCTTGACAACAGATTTCGCCGCGCTCCCCCGCCCTAAAGGGCGGGGTTTCTCCTCGCCCACGCCCCCATTGGTAGCCAGGCTACCTCGGGCGTGGGGTCATCGGGCATGGGGGGCAACGGCACGGCCCCCTTCTCCAGTGCGCGCCTTTCGATGTTTATCGCCGCTACCACGTCCCTCCCCCACTCCCGCCCGCAGTGGGGGCAGAGGAGGTGTCTCGGGGCAGAGCCCCTCACAAGCCCCGCACCGCGGGCAGGAGGAAGAGGTTCCTCGCGGATTTACTTTCACAACCGGAATTCCCCTCTCCCTAGCTTTACGTATAATCTCTCTCAACATACTTCTAAATCCAGCTTTGTAGATTCTATCTCTGAGCTTTGGATCGTCAACGTCTTTGATCATGTTTCTTGGTGCATTTTTTGGCAGATTTTCGACGGCGATGGCGGCGCCTAGCCTCTCCGCCTCTCTGACTACGAAATTGGCAATCTTCCTCCTAACGTCGTTCTTCTTGTTCAGCTCGTTCCTCTTAACGGCACGGCTCGCGTACCTATTCCCCTTCAGAGACTGCATGACCTCCCTTCGGGCATGGTAGCCAAGTGTGATATCTCTATCCCAGTCTCAAGAATGTACACCCTGTCCCCGGCCTTCACAGCCACGTTGTTCTCGTTGAGGTCGACGGCGATGATGCCCTTCGCCGGCCTCTCCTCCACAACCTTCTCGAAGACGAAGTAGACGTAGACCGCCCTCCTCTTTTCGTCCAGCCTAAGGCGCGGTTGCGACCTCAGCCTCCACCAGCCGTTGATGTGTCTCCAGAACTGCTTGGTCGGCCAAAGCGGAATCGTGACCCACCCCCTGTGCGTCGACACCCTTACCGCCGTATAGCCCTCTGGCTTCCAGAGGATGTCGTCGAGCCAGATGCTGATTCTTTTCACTTCTGGCTTTTCCGTCTTCGCCCTACCCTCCCGCTTCAGCGTGAGGAAGCTCTTTACGCGTGTGGCTGCGTCCTGCGCTGCCGTGTAGATGTAGTGGGAGGGGAGGTCGGGGCGCCT includes:
- a CDS encoding 5-formyltetrahydrofolate cyclo-ligase translates to MAKDVKQAIRERIWRLLEERDIAAFPRPVYGRIPNFRGADIACQNLTRLSQFINAAVVKINPDAPQRPCREAALSAGKTVIMPTPRIREGFLLLEPRSIPREAYREASTIAGAFKWGKSVKPWHLPRVDLVIIGSVAVNPKTGRRLGKSHGYAEIEWGILSTFGKVGEETPVVTTVHDVQLVEDDIPKEPFDLPIDIIATPTKIIFVKRVDPKPHGIYWDYVTEEMLREISLLSEIRRKNVFI
- a CDS encoding IS200/IS605 family accessory protein TnpB-related protein, producing the protein MQSLKGNRYASRAVKRNELNKKNDVRRKIANFVVREAERLGAAIAVENLPKNAPRNMIKDVDDPKLRDRIYKAGFRSMLREIIRKARERGIPVVKVNPRGTSSSCPRCGACEGLCPETPPLPPLRAGVGEGRGSGDKHRKARTGEGGRAVAPHAR